The following is a genomic window from Strongyloides ratti genome assembly S_ratti_ED321, chromosome : 1.
ATATGAAGAGTATTATGATTCATTTGGAGGATATGCAGTTAATTTATGTGCTATTATTGGTGGAGTATATACAGTTGCAGCATTATTAGATTCATTCGCTTACAAATCTATAAGGATATTAAAAAAGGATacataaaaaagtaatatattttagatttAAATGAAGTTACAAAAATGAAATtgtcattttaatttatttttattcatatataaaatattctaaattttataaattaactaATAGATTCATGAAAAAAAGCAAGAAAAACTCcaataaacattaaaaggTTTTAAAGAACATCTGTActtgttatttataaataatattttttctttaattaaataactCTGTAGGagacttttttttcaatcaacaaatattatgaagtttttatattatttttcaaatttcatattaattttgcatattttttttacatttgaCAATTTTGTCATGTTTTTgcctttttttttgtttatttaaaattattaatataaaggaggtcttatataaaaaaatatgcacatatttctaaaaaatttgtgatattttttttataaaactaattttaCTTGTAAGCattcattataattataaaagatatcaattgaaaaattataattaatattctttaaatgGATTGTACTATAGAGTTTCTTTgatgtttttattttgaaaaaaaaactcttATCACCTTTTTTTGATGCacatatatacttttaaaataatataaaaaaaattttttcttatattttttttttcaaaaaacaTGTCTCCTTAACAATTTTCTAGGATACTTGTAAACATGATGagaaaatgtaaaataaaagtaatactATTGTTTTatgcaattttttttatcaaaaaaaaattttttttactaaataatattttagaaaattttttaaatgcaaaaaaataatattttaaaagtagtatattaaattttagtaaaaaagaatttttttaaaatattataaaaaataataatttaaaatgccTAATATTTAAcgatttgaatatttttagtaaactTTTGTAACTCAAATAGTCAAAGATAAATTAAGctgtatattttaatatatttgattattttgattataatttttatataccaGACAAATctattttcttattattcttttaaagaaaatttttttttataaccttttataatacattaaaatatatttttgtgacaaatataattcttaaaaattaaagactttttgatttaatttaCCATACTATTGTGGATAAAGTAAAAGTTATGTTGAAGGGATTTCtttattctttaaatgaATCAACCAAAttaaattaactaaaaagGAGTGTTTTTAGTGATAACAACCTATTGAAtagatttattattatgttaaaagttaatttttcgGAAATGTAacttcaattttattatgtacTTATCAATgttttcataaatatatacaaacgtttaactttatttttttgtagaaTTTGAAACACTTATtggtatataataatatatttatttttatttctattcaattatttatatttgttaatttaactaaaaaaagtttgttctctttttttttgattaatgataaaataaaaaaaaattttcttaaattcaaattttgatatttgaataaaaaaattattatttttaaaagtttattttattttgtccTTTCAAATGGAGATTCATCATCgtaagttttaataaattttataaaattaatgctataatatatcatttgtTTAATTTAGAAGGTAAAAAACCAATAATCGAATTACCATATGCTCATAAAGCAATTGTTATATCTTCATGTGCTTTCTTAATATTAGCATGTATTTTGGCAGGCATTCTTTGTATAAAAGCTTGTCTAATGCAAAAAGCTGATGATGATTTAAGAGCATCCACAAGAAACCTTCCCTCAAGCGAAGATGATGATATTGAAAATGCAAAAGAAACTGACAATTTACGGAGAACGATTAATTCTGTGAAAATAGcgaaattataataataaatacaattattGAAAGGAGATTCTTATTGAGATATTATTAGTTATTCTGAAAAGATAAtaaacactttttttttatacttaaaatatatttatttatatattatttgctACTTGCTAGTTCAGAAAATGGAAATGAAAGCATCATTTACATTTTAAGGACATCGTTTAAAAAGtacaaaacaaaaaaaggtatatttaaaaaaaatggttaaaataaatgataaaattaaaaaaaattttgctttaattcttttaaaatgttattttaaataaatgaatcatttaatatagtattcttttataaatttttatgaaaaataatattgacaAAACGTCTTATAGAAAAATTCACTGCACGATaagtaatttatatttgaatGATACGATTCAcctttttttaagaatttaaataaatttataaaaatataaattattaaaaaaaaaataaaaacatatttgaaagggaaaaatataatttattttaaagtctcatttaaaatattatatgaaatacaaaaaaaaaacttccCTAGAAGGCATTAAAAAGgttgttataaaatttttatacttatcatggttaaataaaataatttatgtaccttttattaacaaatgaTTTACTTAACTTGTAGGGGAGACACATTTGATAACAATGAATAAGGAGTATAGAATAGATATATAGTTACACAAATTCTATATTAGTCATGtgtaacaaaaatataatatattaatttccACAACATGCTTTCTTATTTTGTCCATCATCTTTATATGGTGATATTGTAATATTAGGTTGATTGTTAGGTAAAACTCTTGAGTCTCCTCCAATATGTCTATTAGAGACAGACTTGTAAATCTCAGTAAGAATATTCGTAAATGCTGCCTCTACATTTGATGAATCCAGTGCTGATGTttcaataaatgataattgatttttttcgGCATAAGCTTTTGCCTCATCTGTTGGTACGGCACGAAGATGACGAAGATCAGACTTATTTCCAACTAACataattacaatattttgATCAGCATGATCTCTTAATTCTTTCAACCATCTCTCAACATTTTCATATGTTACATGCTTAGCAATATCATAAACTAAAAGTGCTCCAACTGCTCCACGATAATATGCTGATGTAATGGCCCGATATCTTTCTTGACCTGCTGTATCCCAGATTTGAGCTTTAACTGTTTTTCCTTCAacctaaaaatatattttaaaaaaatttacaatttaccaaatattatatatgtaaatactaatttaaatcatatgatcaatattaaatattaataataataaataatattattattataaaaatagataaaactTACTTGAATAGATCTTGTTGCAAATTCCACACCAATTGTAGATTTAGATTCCAAGTTAAATTCATTACGTGTAAATCTAGACAATAAATTAGATTTACCTACACCAGAATCTCCGATAAGAACAACTTTAAAAAGATAGTCATACTCATCATCACGAGAactcattttttataaaaaaaaaaaaatactaatctaaaaacacaaaaaaaaaaaattctatatatttgaattggataaatttatttaaagtgtAGGATCAATAAAATCAACTTATAATAGATACAATGAATGTgcaatttaaaaagaatttttgaTGATATGACAAGAGAGAAAGAATATGTTTTTTAAGCTTTTTAACAATTGTTTCcactattaaataaaagttagaggatagatattaaaaaacaaaacaataataattagtaacaatttttgaataaattgtttatattaattagaatatatatatatatgttcaAATATAGGTACTATAAcctttttaataacaatttttacaatacGGATTACTCCAAAATTCCATTCAAACTCAGTGGGGAAAATagtaatgttttttttttatcataaaatgataatttaaatatttttacattttaagaataataaaCATTCAAATTGATTTTCTTCTTCAAATATCTCTCTATAAAGacatttctaaaaatatacaaaccATATGGGACAATGTTAAGAAATACTTTAAGCATGATAGACATATTCTCCCTGAACAAAATGAAATGACACAAAAAAGTcactaaaaattaatcataaaatattggtcaaaaaaaaaaaaaatgatatgtCTATAGACATTTTATGTTTGCACTAGGACAGAAACTTTACccataattattatattaaatgaaaattatcttttaacattttatgtATGACAAGTCACAATAATGtcctttcttttttatatctatttaaatatatgtataaaaattacattataacgatataaatataaaatatatatatataattgaagaagtgaataaaaaaataggtaaaattataaaaattcatttctatagattgtatatttataaataagattctatcttaaaataaatatcaatataaaaaaaaaagttagaaACTGCCTGGGaaactattaataatatcatgaaaaatattaaaaaaaaaacatttatttatatcgAGAGAGATTAGATAAGATAtctaaatcattaaaaatatttttgtatattaaaatatgttcactattattaaacatatgataaatatttattttagatgCTGTAAACATGTGACTtctgtaaaataaaaatgattggAGATATAATATCAAGAAAGTTGAAATTAGTTAGAAGTTTTTCTTCcacatattaataaatttactatttattaaataattctattATTCTCAATAAAGAAagtttatttgtaaataacatttattttaacaaatatttcaattGATCGTTgcaataaaaatgttttgttgAATCATGTCGATGGATGGTTAGAAAAATGAAGTGACACGTTGTTTAACAATATCTCTCTCGACAATAACCACACGACGACACGTAATATTGTTTAGTGGTAgcataataaattatattcttaatcactatatatatatatattttttttatcaaataaaagaatttagAGTGAAAAAATTTACGTACATTTTGATTAATGAtcataacattaaaaatgattagaaaaaaagtacaactactaaaaagtttaatatttaaaatacaatttagAGACATAACAAtggtaataatattttataaaattatttaacaattgatattttatatttcaagtattaaaattaaactaaaAGTATAAGACAAATTGTATTTTGAAGCTATTACTAGTTAAtggtaaaaattatataatttttatgtatagCATTAGTACATTAACGTAAACCTGAACGATGAAATAtgttcatttttaaaatatacaatgaGATAGTGGCGATGTAGAATATAAcctactaaaaatatatatatataatgcgtatatatttatatattagtaACTCCAGTCCCTTGCTGGTATGACTCgtattaatatatcaaaatataacgACCTATTTGTTGGTATGGGTTTTGTCAGATATAACCAACAGAAAAGGAAATTCagtgatttaaaaaaaaacaccaCCAATCGAAagatcattaaaaaatatttatttttttgcttAATCTCATTTCCTAGTTAGCAATACACACTCTCTGATAATATACATCTATTCTCTTTTtctaacatttatttatcatatatcCTACTAACTTTATTactaatgatatatatatacatatatatatatatatatatatatatatatatattgatacttcacattaaaataatctcctcatttttaatatatatatcttatgGTATAATATAACAGACAATaagttaaaatatgttttttaaaacttttttcttcttaAAAAGAAGATCTTCAAATACCTTTAGATGTTAAGTTACTATACTTCAAGTTTTTAAGTATCTATTAAgaataaatagttttttgaaaataaagaaaaaaaaatattaatttttattttattcttatttcatttttaaattcattttatataattggtatcttaacaaatttaatttattttataacaataccaaaaaaaaattactattctattaaaaaatatatttttgtattactTTCTACTCCAAAAAAGGATGTTAGACAACAATAACCTAGAATAAAgcttataatattaataacaaatattataaagtatttaaatcatttttaatactttaatatacaatacaatatataattttcaatataaattCATGCATTTACCATGAAGAAAAATTATGagaattataaatataggGGAAGTGTTAATGAGAAGAAGAttgacaataaaaatttatttttgaataataaataatatgaataaCAATTCATATGTAccaaatcaaatattttgttattatatttaatgacattacaaaaattaaaaatataaaataaaaatttattataaaaaaaaaactaaattttcTCACATACtatgtattttaattttaactttaaaataattaactaaaatttaTGGATAACTTATTAACAACTATTTGTTTATGGtttttacttatatttttacatatgtTATACATGCAATAACTACtcaagattatttttttttttaataaaatttattgaaaagtaaataaaaatatttgtgtcaaaatattatcttaaataatacagataaaaaatatggaaTATTTGCATAATAATATGAATTGATAACATTTATGtttctatttctttttgtccatattaaatgataatattatcaattaaatgtaaaaatggATGATTGTAACATTATACTATGTTTACCACAAacaaacattaaaaataaactatcttttgttaatagaaaaaaaaaagagaaatagcatatgattataaataaattattacaatataG
Proteins encoded in this region:
- a CDS encoding Small GTPase superfamily and Ran GTPase family and Small GTPase superfamily, Rho type and Small GTPase superfamily, Rab type and Small GTP-binding protein domain and Small GTPase superfamily, Ras type and P-loop containing nucleoside triphosphate hydrolase domain-containing protein, with the protein product MSSRDDEYDYLFKVVLIGDSGVGKSNLLSRFTRNEFNLESKSTIGVEFATRSIQVEGKTVKAQIWDTAGQERYRAITSAYYRGAVGALLVYDIAKHVTYENVERWLKELRDHADQNIVIMLVGNKSDLRHLRAVPTDEAKAYAEKNQLSFIETSALDSSNVEAAFTNILTEIYKSVSNRHIGGDSRVLPNNQPNITISPYKDDGQNKKACCGN